TGATCGTTTTACCCGCACATCGATTGACTAAATTGCCCAATGTATCCGCCAATTCGGAATTCAATACATTGACAATCTTTTTTGAACTATAATCTACAGTACAAAAAGTCTCTTGTATGTAtagattcaaaaaatatatatgatgcaAAAGTGACATATAACTAAATGCACACAAGAATCTTACTTGCGTCATTCTGCGGCACTGCTTCTCTGAGAATAAAGTATCGTAATCCATCTTCTGAATAATCATTTGCAGCTTTGAACGGCGAGATTACGTTTCCTTTTGATTTCGACATTTTCTGATGATCAACAGTCCAATGAGCATGACACAATAATGTTTTTGGAGGCTCGAGACCTGCTGCTATCAAGAATGCTGGCCAATAAACACCgtggaattttaaaatatcttttcctaTTATCTGCATCAAATATCttgtttcaatatatatttcacattgtactttctaataattaatattgaaaatttataatcttactTGAATAGTAGGTGgccaaaactttttaaatgattCATCCGGATATCCTAAGgcagttaaataatttatcaaagcGTCCATCCACACATATATTGAGTGAGACTCGTCATTTGGAGAAGGCATGGCCCATGGCACTTTACTCCTGATTCTAGTGATGCTTAAATCTTGTAAACATGTACCTTCTTCTATCCATTCggacaatattttatgatacaatGCTGGTCTAATTGcgttttctacaaaaaaatccaaattcacaatttgttaaaaagaaaaaaaataagggtttaaattaaatgaaaaataacattgtTTGTACCATCTTTGAGCCAATACTTGAGATCATCTTGAAATGCGCTGAGACGAAACTTGTAATTCTCCTCTTCCGTCCATTCCACCGTATTTCCTGACTGCGCGGAGACTTTGATTATTTTGCCAGTAGGATCTTTCTGCTCCATCAACTCTGTATCAGATAAAAACGCTTCATCTGATACACAATACCATCCCGAATATTTTCCCAGATAGATATGTCCTCTTTCCTCCAGCCGTTTCTGAAAAGATACAAGGTGAgtcaagatattatataagcaTTATACGAGATTGATGTCCAAATTTCTAAGAACCCAAAAGTGATGCACTGCATCGCAATGTTGCTTTTCTGTGGTTCTAATAAAACGCGAATAATCCACTTCAAATCTATCGCACATTTCCCTGAATTGCTGTGAAATGTTTTTACAGTACTCAAGGTTCGGCAGACCCGCTGCGGCCGCGGcagctttaattttattaccatGCTCATCAGTGCCTGTGGTCAAGAATGTTTTATGGCCCAACATAGTGTTGTATCGTGCAACTGCATCAGCCAAAACTGCAGTGTACAAGTGTCCGATATGAGGacctaatatataaaatatacaaatatttatataaccgttctattatgtttatattataattgataaaaaatttttagaaaaatattgagtaCCAGCATTCACATAAAAAATGGgtgtagtaatatatttattttgagacAGATCTTTTACATATTGCCTCTTTATTATTTGACTCCCTGATGATTGTACGTTTTTGAACAGGAATGGAAATATTGTCAATTTTGGAAGCTGATAATTCGATATTACATGTTTGactgaaattttaattcataattactattatttatataatatttatctattattattaatacaaattattgatattgattgtgaaacttgtcaaaaaatttctacacaaaCAATGCAATATATCagattttatatgaaaagaaaattatttttttatcatatataaacaatatgttaaaataaaattattatatggaaAGTAAAATACAGGGAaactattgattttaaaaatatttatttctttcatacatatagttatactatattaaataacaagaagcagtatagaaattttttacaatatttttcatttcttcttcTCAACATTATGTGTCTCTAGAGATATTGTTTCCAATTGAGCTATAAGATCCATGTGTTTAAATTCGTTGGGTTTACTAGTAAATGTTTCAAGCAACTGCAATCGTTGTTCATTAtcgttacaataatataattgtagttCATTAGCTAGACATTGTGCTTCATATGCTTGTAGTAATTTTGTGTCAAATTCTCCCCGCATGAGTATAATGCCTTTGTCATCTCTCAATTCAGTGTAATGTATCATAGTTAAACACTCGGGTGCATTCTCTTTATGTGTCTGATACCACAAAAGTGACGTCATGTGTACTTCTGAACCATGGAATTGACACATGATAAATTCATAGCCATGTTCTCTCGGTAATGGTAATAGAAAGGTAGAATATTGTTTGCCACGTGTAAACATCTTATCATATTGCTCAGGTGTCATTGTTCCGCAAATACAATCCTTTTGCTTATGGTACTCTTtccatatatctataatttcttCCTTTGTCTTATCTTTTATCATGTCAACCttcattatgttatttaaCTGAGCCTCTTGTGCTTGCGTACTAGTTTCCAAAACTGGTTTCCCTTCAGTTTGATACAACTTTGCAGCTTGTTTCTCTTTAACTATAACGTTCAAGTTTATCATTtatcatgataaaataatgctaCAGAACtcttagaattaataaatatctaagtGAAAAATACATTCACACGAAGGTGTactgtataattgtattagagaagaaaaaatgaaatagagAATGTCAAGAAAACAACATTATCAGCgcaattataatcttataaagttCATATACCTTTCTTTTTGCCAGTTTTTTCTTGTTGCTCGACGCGTTCCAGAAACTCTTCCGGACTGGTCTGTTGCAATTTGGCAATTTTCTCGGcatatttatcgtaataagGATTCTTCTGCAGTTCCTCCAGGACCTTTTCGAGTCTCGCCCGGCTTGTCATGATGTACCTCTCGTCGATGTCGCTCGTCCTCGCCGTTATTCGGGTATTCTTCAACCGTCTGCCTAATCTTACACGTGTCACGTTTCGTAGTAAAACACTTGCCATTTATGTCAGTTGTATAATGTTGGACAAGAATACGAACAATAAACACTCTCCAGTTTAGTTGAAAAAAACGTGCTGACGTTCCACTGCCATCTTGAAATATTAACTCGCCAGACATTCACAGATGTCGCTGCTGGCGTTTCAAATCACTCGTCACGTCGGGTCTCAAGTGAGCGACTTTATGAAAATCAGGTCCAGAGCTGCGATAAAAAGGAGACTGCTGATCATACAACGCGATTGCAAACTAAAATATACGCTCACCCGTGATTATCGCGCTCGCGAAATGTCAAACACGATCGTCAGCTGATCGCGCTCGGGTCGCTCTATTGAGCGGTAGTGACCCTCTCCCTTCCCTCGGCGCCTTCTCTATCGTGACGTATCGCTTCCGGGACGTCAGTCGCTGCTCTCGTGCCTACAGCGAAAGGGAAAATGTCGGCGAGCTGTCGGTGGAGCTTGCCGTGCCGTCAGTGACTTACTCCCGTGTAACACGTTAACAACGATCGCGTCCCTCGGCGACCTGAACTATCAAAATTTGGCCTGCAAAGCGTGCTGATACGTCCCGGTCGGTGCGTATCTCGATTTGACttgaaagaaagaggaagagacagagagagagagcgagaacgAGAGCGAGAACAGGAGAGATTGGGTGACGttgggagaaagaaagaaagagagagagagagagagagagagagcgcgagAGCAAGAGGGAGGACGTAGAGCAGGTGCAAAACTACATCGTCGTGTAGAGGTCCCCGCGCAAGGGAAGAGCCAGACAGAgtggaggagagagagaaggcaTACGGTGGAGAGTAGTGACATGGCGTCGTTGGCGGTATCAATAGCAAAGAATGAGTTCATCGTGGGTGGCAAGTACAGATTGATGAGGAAGATCGGCTCGGGCTCTTTCGGAGACATTTACCTCGGCATCAACATCTCCAATGGCGAGGTAAGGAAGGGATTCGAGGATCGTTTCTAAAGGAACCGACCTACTCACATCGGACCTACTGCCAGCGAGGCCTCCCTCTATTTCGCGTTTCCCGTTCGTCGTCTCGTCTCGTTTTTCAGGCCCGTTCGACGATCATCGGCCCCTCTCGAACATCATTGTCGGTCGCCCCGATGAAACGAGGCGAAAAGATTCATGACGCGAAAAGACGGCGACCCCCGTGTCTACCGCGATCTCTCGCGACAGAAGGATTTCTCGGACTGCGAGAGAGATCTTTCCTTGTCAAAAAAAAACCGTGTTCCGTAATTTGGGAACGCACACGTCAGAAATCGTGCGTGCGTGtcgtgaataaataaatgttgacgatatatatattccatgaAAATTTGGATCGTCATGCGTATCACTAATGACGTATGTAGGTACGCCGTGTCGAGATAAATATAAGCTGACGCCTGTCATAATAATCATGATTATCGAGATTTGAGTGCGCGTTATTTTGTAACCGTTCGCAGCACAAACGATCCGCGACGTGGATTATATTCAGCGAACCCGCTGCGAGTTACTAATCCTGTATGCTATGTCTTACTAGGTTATAGTTCCAAttagagataaagaaaattaaatgaagcACGACGAGCACACAGTGACCAATGATGATAAAATTGGCCCTCATTTTATTCGTTTTGCAAATTGCTTCCTCTTTTTAAGTTGatcattattgttaatatgctctaatggattttattttaaacagtattcattattatatctattacaaTATAAGAAAAGCAGTACTGATAActccatatttttttagaatatgaTGGTAGTAAATGAAGgacaataaagagaaaatagaatttaaatgaacaaaatttaaataagaatataaagttatataaaaaatatataaagttaaactCGAGTATTCGATTTATTGTACTGTgtctattgttttattttttcttatctttaatCTGTCTATAATTATCCCTGTAATGCACAAGCAAATATTTATGAGACAAAggaaattcataataataagaaaaaaagaaatcataatATGATTACATTAAGATATGAATTTCATTTGCATTTGGTTTCTAATCTTTACACTAGATAAAGCTTTGAAACGTAGTTTAATAACATgacctatatttttattcattaggAAGTTGCAGTTAAGTTGGAAAATATGCGAGCCCGGCATCCACAGCTTTTATATGAATCAAagctgtataaaatattacatggtGGCATAGGAATACCGCATATACGTtggtaattattacatttaatatattcttccttttatatttttcgtatatattttgtatttaaaaagttttatccacatgatttttatgatgtcatgtaataataaaaaacattcaatgaactattgttaaattattaatcaaaatgcaAATCAGACAACTGACAAGAATCTTTCTTGTCTCAGGTATGGCCAAGAACGCGAATATAACGTTCTTGTCATGGATCTTCTTGGACCATCCCTCGAAGACCTTTTCACTTTTTGTTCAAGAAGGTTTACAATTAAAACAGTTCTAATGTTGGCAGACCAGATGATTGGTAGGATTGAATACGTTCACTGCAAACACTTTATTCACAGAGATATAAAgccagataattttttaatgggGATTGGACGACATTGTAACAAGGTATACATCTTGATCTGTGATTTCTCCTTTATATTGAGAATTAAATccttcatataattataaattatctaaattataaaatgattgttTCAGCTGTTCCTCATCGATTTCGGATTGGCTAAAAAGTATAGAGATAGTCGCACAAGACTGCATATAATATACCgcgaagataaaaatttaacaggTACTGCAAGGTATGCTTCTATCAATGCACATTTGGGAATTGAACAGAGTCGTCGCGATGATATGGAATCTCTCGGCTACGttcttatgtattttaatcgCGGATCATTACCTTGGCAAGGTCTCAAAGCTGCAACAAAGaagcaaaaatatgaaaaaattagtgagaaaaaaatgtccaCGCCAGTGGAAGTCTTGTGCAAGGTATACTAAAGAATCtgtttatagtttttttcatGTTCCTATTACTATTGtcctatgtatatttattacaacgaAAATTGTCTATTTTTCAGGGTTTTCCCGCTGAATTTGCAATGTATTTGAATTACACGCGGGGCTTACGTTTCGAAGAAAGTCCCGACTATATGTACCTACGCCAACTTTTCCGCATACTTTTCCGTACATTGAATCATCAATATGATTTTACATTTGATTGGACAATGTTAAAGCAAAAAGTAGCAAGTAGTGGTACTATTAGTACCGTATCAGCAGCTGGACCAGGTCTCTCTCAAGGTGCTCAAGGTGCTCAAGGGCAAGGACAAGGTCAAGGTCAAGCACCTACTCAAGCCAACGCTCAATCAggttacaaattttaatattttgatcaaTGTTTTGCAGcatgtttgtatataatttatcgtttCTCTATAGAAATTTATGTGCATCTCGTATCATTTTAGATCATggaattaattgaattgattaaaatttcataaattaatatttcttttttttttaacattaccTATTTAACGCAAAATTTGTCTTTTAGTTATGTAAATTATCGTTTTTAACAGCAAATTTCAAGCTTAAAAGATGGTTGGAGCCCTCCACAAAAATCAACAATGTCTCAATTGGCACAAATCTTTCTTCCAAGAAGCAATAATCCAGTGGCTCTTAAAAtcctttttccttctttcctgATGAAAGAACGCGAATCACAAAATTTTGTGGAGAATAGATTTTCTTTACTACTTactaatgataataattgagACTAATGGATACATAAGTATgctaattaacatattaacaattaattccACATTCGATAATGTTGGCTATATAAGTTTATACCAAATCTTGTCTGTTAtaccaaaaatttttaatcaatatttattgagaATCTATTTTgggatattaatttgtatattgatagatataatacttttcatatacgttattttatatataattt
This Anoplolepis gracilipes chromosome 12, ASM4749672v1, whole genome shotgun sequence DNA region includes the following protein-coding sequences:
- the LOC140672062 gene encoding ATP synthase mitochondrial F1 complex assembly factor 1 isoform X1, which translates into the protein MASVLLRNVTRVRLGRRLKNTRITARTSDIDERYIMTSRARLEKVLEELQKNPYYDKYAEKIAKLQQTSPEEFLERVEQQEKTGKKKVKEKQAAKLYQTEGKPVLETSTQAQEAQLNNIMKVDMIKDKTKEEIIDIWKEYHKQKDCICGTMTPEQYDKMFTRGKQYSTFLLPLPREHGYEFIMCQFHGSEVHMTSLLWYQTHKENAPECLTMIHYTELRDDKGIILMRGEFDTKLLQAYEAQCLANELQLYYCNDNEQRLQLLETFTSKPNEFKHMDLIAQLETISLETHNVEKKK
- the LOC140672057 gene encoding methionine--tRNA ligase, mitochondrial-like isoform X2; translation: MEQKDPTGKIIKVSAQSGNTVEWTEEENYKFRLSAFQDDLKYWLKDENAIRPALYHKILSEWIEEGTCLQDLSITRIRSKVPWAMPSPNDESHSIYVWMDALINYLTALGYPDESFKKFWPPTIQIIGKDILKFHGVYWPAFLIAAGLEPPKTLLCHAHWTVDHQKMSKSKGNVISPFKAANDYSEDGLRYFILREAVPQNDANYSSKKIVNVLNSELADTLGNLVNRCAGKTINPSKEFPDPAKYWNVLQSQVADETREALESVGRRARESYEEYNLHHVVDAVMSALHCANRMVEYHEPWQLRKQVDDADSIRELKAVISLALESSRIAALILYPIIPRLSSNLLDFLDIPRENRTWADTVPEFFNNNGVKERYIERNNVILFKKIRSQ
- the LOC140672062 gene encoding methionine--tRNA ligase, mitochondrial isoform X2 — its product is MASVLLRNVTRVRLGRRLKNTRITARTSDIDERYIMTSRARLEKVLEELQKNPYYDKYAEKIAKLQQTSPEEFLERVEQQEKTGKKKVKHVISNYQLPKLTIFPFLFKNVQSSGSQIIKRQYVKDLSQNKYITTPIFYVNAGPHIGHLYTAVLADAVARYNTMLGHKTFLTTGTDEHGNKIKAAAAAAGLPNLEYCKNISQQFREMCDRFEVDYSRFIRTTEKQHCDAVHHFWVLRNLDINLV
- the LOC140672058 gene encoding casein kinase I; its protein translation is MASLAVSIAKNEFIVGGKYRLMRKIGSGSFGDIYLGINISNGEEVAVKLENMRARHPQLLYESKLYKILHGGIGIPHIRWYGQEREYNVLVMDLLGPSLEDLFTFCSRRFTIKTVLMLADQMIGRIEYVHCKHFIHRDIKPDNFLMGIGRHCNKLFLIDFGLAKKYRDSRTRLHIIYREDKNLTGTARYASINAHLGIEQSRRDDMESLGYVLMYFNRGSLPWQGLKAATKKQKYEKISEKKMSTPVEVLCKGFPAEFAMYLNYTRGLRFEESPDYMYLRQLFRILFRTLNHQYDFTFDWTMLKQKVASSGTISTVSAAGPGLSQGAQGAQGQGQGQGQAPTQANAQSGAR
- the LOC140672057 gene encoding methionine--tRNA ligase, mitochondrial-like isoform X1, which encodes MSMKRLEERGHIYLGKYSGWYCVSDEAFLSDTELMEQKDPTGKIIKVSAQSGNTVEWTEEENYKFRLSAFQDDLKYWLKDENAIRPALYHKILSEWIEEGTCLQDLSITRIRSKVPWAMPSPNDESHSIYVWMDALINYLTALGYPDESFKKFWPPTIQIIGKDILKFHGVYWPAFLIAAGLEPPKTLLCHAHWTVDHQKMSKSKGNVISPFKAANDYSEDGLRYFILREAVPQNDANYSSKKIVNVLNSELADTLGNLVNRCAGKTINPSKEFPDPAKYWNVLQSQVADETREALESVGRRARESYEEYNLHHVVDAVMSALHCANRMVEYHEPWQLRKQVDDADSIRELKAVISLALESSRIAALILYPIIPRLSSNLLDFLDIPRENRTWADTVPEFFNNNGVKERYIERNNVILFKKIRSQ